The genome window GCTCTCCATGACCTGCGCTCGATGACTGTGAAGACATGACAAATCCGGCACGTCCTTTTTTGCTTAGATAGCTCCAGAAGTACGAAATCCAGAGATAGTTGCCGTTGCTCACTTTTTTATTCTTGTTCACGCCCGGCAATCCGAAAGGAAGGCGCGGATCACCTTTGATACGTTCTGCGTCGACCAGATCGACGTTGAATGGAGGATTTGCCATAACAAAATCGCACTTGCCGACCAAAGTGTGTTCGTCCTGATAGTAAGTAATCGCGTCGGCGATCTTGCCTTCGAGCCCGTGAACGGCGAGATTCATTTGGGCAATGCGGATAGTATCTGGATTCTTCTCCTGTCCATAGAACACTGCCTTTTTAGCGGTGTCGCCACCCTCGTGTTCGATGAAATGGCTCGATTGTACGAACATTCCGCCTGAGCCGCAGGCTGGATCGAAAACGGTCCCATGGTCCGGCTCAATGACATTGACGATCATTTGTACGATCGAGGAAGGCGTAAAAAACTCGCCGTTGTCGTGAGCTTTCTGAATTGAGAATTTTGCGAGGAAGTATTCGTAGATGCGACCGAAGACATCACCATTGGCCTGCTTGATCCGCTCGCTATTGAACAGGCGCATCAGGTCTTCGAGAACCTTGGTCTCAAAGATCCCGTAGTCTTTCGGCAACACTCCAAGCAATGGCTCGAATTCTTTCTCAATAGCGGTCATTGCATCGGTGACGAGCTTTGACAGATCAACGCCGCTTACCGCAGCCTGTTCCATGATCCAATCGAAGCGTGCGCTTGCCGGTAGGTACAAAGAGCGCCGCGCGATGAAGTCGGCGGGAAGAACCTTGCGCTTTGGCATCTTGCCGCTCGTCTGGTCTGCCTCGATCTGTTGTTTAGCAGTTTCGAACCGATTTGCCGCGTGGCGGAGGAAAATCACGCCGAGAACAGGCATGAAATAGTCACTGGATGTCAGCTTTGAATTGGCGCGCAGATTATCCGCCGCCTCCCAGAGATCCTTTTCAAGCTTCTCAATATCTTTGAATGCGTCCGTCGGCGCTACATGCGACGTGCTCTGCTTACTGTTTGCCATCTACACTCCGTCTGATCTGTTCATTTCCTGTTCAAGCTGCTCCAGCGTCGCCATGATGTCATCGAAGCCGGGCGGCTCCCCAAAGATCATGACGCCCATGTTTCGGTAATCTCTCTCCAAAACTGTAAGGCGCTGTTCTGTCGGTAAGAGACGAAGACTGCCCGGATGTGCCAGATCGTATCGTGCCCAGCCGGAAGGATAGAAGGTCTCCTTATGCCTCACAACCTGTGCGAGAAGCGCCATGTCTGACAAGGCTTCAGCGCGTATCGGCGTTTGGGCCAGCATCGCGAGATCGTAGTAGTGCCGCGAGTAACGGTCAGGGAGAACCCTCTCTTCCGGGCGGTAGTATTCCGCATGAAGAATGGTCGCCTTTTCCCAGAAAGTCCGCTTTGCCAGCAGCGCCTCCACTGCAACATCGCCATCAGCTACGACTTGCGGGAATTCCTCAGCTGCGAATGAACGGATCGTGAAGCGACCATGTGGCACGAATTCCGCATGGGTGCCGAGTTCGAGGATGACCTGCGGGGCGACGTAAGCAAGGCCTTTCGCGACGGCGGTAGGATAACGAAATCGGACCACGTTCCGATCATGCTCGCTGACATCGAGGCTCCAGGTGTCAGTTGTTCCGAGCAACTCTTCACAACGAGCCTTCAGCGCATCGAGGAATTCGCCGCCTATATATTGCTGGCAGACGGTCATCATCTCGGCGAGGATGGTGGCACGCTTTGTCTTTGAGAGCGTTTCCTGCCGAGGATCTCGCGAGCCAATAAAACCGAGAGCCGCGTAATCCACTGCCAGGTCGATATCTTCCGAGAAGCGGTTTATTGCATGGAAGACCTTCGACAGAGATGTGCCACCCTTAAAGAGCAGACGGCCCGACAGGGCATCGATTGAAAAAAGCTGCTTCAGTATCCAGCAGACCCAGAAGTCCTTTTCGACAATAGCGTCCGAAATGGCCTTGCGGTCTGCCGTCTCGGCAAACAATTGCGCTCGCTCGTCGGCTTGCATCTGTGCAATTGAATTCAAGCCGCCTTCTCCGCGATCTGTTTGGCCACTTCATAAATCCAGTCCACGCCAAACCGCGTGTCCTTCACCAACTGCCGTTTTTCACTCGGCGTGAGCCCTGCTCGCAATGTGTCGATCTCTGTCACTCCTACTCCATCTTTTCCAAGATAACGGAGGGCCTGGACGACGAGCGCGATCTTGCCCTCGGGACCAGCCATTGCTTTTGGCCGTGCATGTTTGAAATGGATAACGCGCCTGCCGATAGGCACCTCATTATTCGGGCCATCGGTCAGGTAGATGATCTTGGAGGGTACCTGTGTTGAAAGACCCAGTAGGTTCGCGGCCCAGGCACCATCCGGTACGATTTTCCACCGCTGCCGCCGCGCCACGGCGCGCGCCGCTTCATCAATGTCCGGACTTAGTTTTCCGCCGAGGGCAGGATTGATCTTCGGCATGTCATAAAGGCCGCGCCGGATACGTCGGATCGTTCCGTTGCGAGTAAGCCCTGATAGTGCCATGTCGATGGTGCCCCGGCTGGCAATGTCGAGGAAATCCTTCGCCGAGAAGGCTTTTCCCTCACCCAGCCGTTCAATCCTCGCAACTATCTGATCTCGCATGGTTTGCATCGTTATTACCCATCAGGCCATTTAGAAAAAATGTACTACTTTTTCTAAATCCGTGGCAAGCACCATTCGCTTTTAAAGAGCTTCGAGAACCTTCAGATGTATCGATACACAATGCATATTGATTCTTGTAGACCTGATGATATATACCTTGGAAGGTATATATCGCGAGACGCACCAAGAAAGAAGGGGAATAGATTATGTCCAGAAACGTCAACGACATCATCAAGTCTCTTCCGGCAACGCGTCGACGCAAGATCGAAAAACGCACAGCCATCCTCATCGCCGAACAAATGACCCTCAAAGAGTTACGTCGCGCTCGTGCGCTAACCCAGACCCGAATGGCGAAAAGTCTCGGCATTGCTCAAAAGCAGATTTCAGAGATCGAGAGGCGGACCGACATGTACATCTCCACCCTCCGGCGCTCAATTGAAGCTATGGGCGGAACCCTATCCCTTGTCGCAGAGTTTCCGGACCGAGAGTCCGTTGTGCTCTCAGGGATTTCGACTCTCGACGCTTAGCCATCGCCTCGGCTCGGGCGCTCAACATCACTGCCTCTCCTTCCTACTGCCCCCGATCTCTGCGGGGCAAAGGCACTGTAGCCGTCGCCGCTTGCAGTCAATGACGCTTCTTGGCTCCCCCTGCCCTATCGGTTCCGGTCCCCCCAACAAGCTATGACAGCCGCGCTCAATTGCGACGGCGTGACGTGCCCTTTCTCGCCCCCGCTGTGGGGGTCACTCAAACGAGAGAGGCACAAGATGAAGAACACATCTAAACTCACCGACTCCAATCTTCGTCAATTCACCGGCTCTGAGAACTGCTATCGGCACCCGATCAACCGCCAGATGCTTTTCACCGACGGTGCAAAGTTCGTCGCCGACGAAGCCGGGGCTTACTGGCTGATCGATGCAATCGCCCTCGCGCAGCGCTTCGAAAAGAGCGTATCTGCCGAAGAGTTCCAGGTCTGGGATCTTAAAGTCAGAGAAGACCGGACGGCTTCCCTTATTTGCGGTGATGGCAACGACAACATCGTTTACACGCAACACATCGAATACACAGACTTCCCACTCGATACCATCAGGCTTTTCTTCGAAAACAACGTGCTTTACCTGCCAAGTGAACGCTAGCTGCTGCCATACCCGCGCCGGTAGACCCGGCGCGGGCTTCATATGGCTTCCATTTATCTCTTACAGTCCACCGTTACGAAGGTGATTGATGATGAGGTCATGAATTTTCAGAATTCCCTCAATTTCGCGTGAGCGATACTCACGGTCGGCGTCAGAAAAATGCGAATAATCGGGCTGATTTCGATACAAATCACGCTGCAGCTCTGCGCTCCACAAGCCGATATCTGACGCAAGTGCATACCGCTCATATTTCATCTTCGGTATCCAAAGATCTGACTTTTCGGTCGGGTATAAGGTCGGGGCATCATTGCCAATGAGTAAACGACCAATCCCGCTCTCATCGTCAATCGAGGAGGCCTTTACATAGTCATTGAGAAACACCTTGCGAAATTCGTCTGGATTGGACCGCCTTAGATATTGGTGGGCAATGGGCTGCAGGAGGACCGTTCCGACCGAGGAAGGCAGGGACGGCAATACCGGAGTTTCAATTCGTTGTGTACCCGCATCCATCTCCGCGCTGAATCCGTCAGTGTCGATATCAACGAACCGGCGCGACGATACAAAAGGCCATCCCATCCGTCGCGCTAGAAGAAAATCAGATGACAGCGACATGAAGTAAAACCGGTTGATTCCGAGGAAAAATACGCTCGGTGATGAGTGAAAGATCGGGCTGTCGATCCCTCCTAGCGCTATTCCCTCTAGTGAATCGTCTGTCTCGAAAATCAATAAGCCACGATCTTTTTGAGCGACCCTATCGTCAATGTGAAATTGCGGAATGACTCCCCGGTAGTTCTTGTTGAGATAAATCATGCCGAGCCACAGCCCGGTGCGGACCTTATCAATCCAGTCAAGGAACACGTAAAAATCTTGCGCTGACAACGGCTCGGAAGCGAGCATTCCCTCGACGATGATTTTGACTCTCGCCTCCAATGCTGACCATTTCCCGTTGCACGCATCGCAAGCCGGAAAGGTGAAGGCGCTCCAGGCGTAGATCCGTTGCTTGAAATCTGGCGACATCCAATCGCGGCCTAAATTTGCATTCCGCTTGGGATCACCGGTCAGTTTCAAAAGCCATTGTGGGATGACGTGCTCGCGGGTTTTGGCCGAAGGTGGAGCACCGCAAAAGATACAAAAGCTCATTCGATCAATTTAACCCACCGAGATGTGACCGCGATTAGCTCTCCGCCCCTTCTCTCTCCAGAGCATCAATAGCCATTTCGAACAACTCGCCAAGCGTGACTTTCTTCTCATCGGCAAGCTTGTAGAATCTTGCGACCGTTTCAGGCGTTGCCTTTGTATTGAACTGCACATTGCGGCCTGTGCGATGAATGCGAGGCTTGCGGCGCTCAGCTTTCTTGGCGGGCTTCGGCGCTTGGCGGCTTGTGAAGTTGTTGTCTTCGGCGACTTGCGCGAGCGCTTCTGTCTCGACAGGTTTCTCGGGCTTCGGCTTTGTCGTGAAAGCGGGAGCCTCTTTCAAAATCGCAAACGGATTGACGCGCTCATTCATGCGGCACCTGCTACGTTCGATGTTTGCTGATTATCTTTCCTACCGCCCTCCTCCGCTGAAAGGCGCTGGAATACCTCCTCCACAAATCTGAGGACGTTGAGCTTTGCCTTGTCGAGATTGGGAACTTCTTTTGGATTGAGACCGTCGAGGGTTTGGCGGAACGCGAATACAGCTTTGAACGCATCGCGTTCGTTGAGTTCCGTTTCGAGCACAGGAATACCAGCATCGATAAGGCCGTTCTGGATATGCGCGAGGCCACGGGTGCGGATGGAAGAATTTGTGCGCGTAAGAAGAACAGCATAGGGGATCGCCCTGCCCGTCATCTTCTGACCCTGCATGACAACGCGGATCGCCCTGCTCGCTTCATTCGCATCGAGCTGCGAGCCTTGCGTCGGGATAACAACGAAGTCAGCTTGTGAAAGCGCTTTCATTACCGTCATTGATGCTGTGCCTTCGAGATCAACAACGACAAACGGTGTTGTCGATGCCGCGTCTTCGATACGTTCGATGATCTGTCTTCGTCGGCGTCCGAGACGATGGTCATGCGCTTTGGGGTATTGCCGCCTTCGGCCCAGGTCTTTATGGGATGATTGGGGTCAGCATCGATGAGGGTAATGTCATAGATTTCGGCAATGGCCG of Acidicapsa ligni contains these proteins:
- a CDS encoding type I restriction-modification system subunit M, whose protein sequence is MANSKQSTSHVAPTDAFKDIEKLEKDLWEAADNLRANSKLTSSDYFMPVLGVIFLRHAANRFETAKQQIEADQTSGKMPKRKVLPADFIARRSLYLPASARFDWIMEQAAVSGVDLSKLVTDAMTAIEKEFEPLLGVLPKDYGIFETKVLEDLMRLFNSERIKQANGDVFGRIYEYFLAKFSIQKAHDNGEFFTPSSIVQMIVNVIEPDHGTVFDPACGSGGMFVQSSHFIEHEGGDTAKKAVFYGQEKNPDTIRIAQMNLAVHGLEGKIADAITYYQDEHTLVGKCDFVMANPPFNVDLVDAERIKGDPRLPFGLPGVNKNKKVSNGNYLWISYFWSYLSKKGRAGFVMSSQSSSAGHGERDVRKKIIETGDVDVMISIRQNFFYTRSVPCELWHFDRAKPAERKDKVLMLDARNVYRTVTRKINDFSPEQMQNLSAIVWLYREQQSRFLDLVKHYLSRIVQESKAIEPVLRRFEVTLADIQDRAAVLETTIAKQKEIESRQRQSLEYAIAELNEAAGPYRDDRKALVSNLTSFCKKYNDASPSDNEEQHTTRKAFEANVEAIRGLIKQIDLLYKYSARVADLGAPLASVEAIAAIYDRRATGRLVKQLDEERRVSVEQLKRTVYFYRQVAWLQDRFPAAKLVAVPGLVKLVDLKAIEAAHWSLTPGSYVDVAPAEVDDDFDFEQTLRDIHIELDDLDKEAISLAETIRRNFEELGA
- a CDS encoding nucleotidyl transferase AbiEii/AbiGii toxin family protein, which codes for MNSIAQMQADERAQLFAETADRKAISDAIVEKDFWVCWILKQLFSIDALSGRLLFKGGTSLSKVFHAINRFSEDIDLAVDYAALGFIGSRDPRQETLSKTKRATILAEMMTVCQQYIGGEFLDALKARCEELLGTTDTWSLDVSEHDRNVVRFRYPTAVAKGLAYVAPQVILELGTHAEFVPHGRFTIRSFAAEEFPQVVADGDVAVEALLAKRTFWEKATILHAEYYRPEERVLPDRYSRHYYDLAMLAQTPIRAEALSDMALLAQVVRHKETFYPSGWARYDLAHPGSLRLLPTEQRLTVLERDYRNMGVMIFGEPPGFDDIMATLEQLEQEMNRSDGV
- a CDS encoding DUF6088 family protein — translated: MQTMRDQIVARIERLGEGKAFSAKDFLDIASRGTIDMALSGLTRNGTIRRIRRGLYDMPKINPALGGKLSPDIDEAARAVARRQRWKIVPDGAWAANLLGLSTQVPSKIIYLTDGPNNEVPIGRRVIHFKHARPKAMAGPEGKIALVVQALRYLGKDGVGVTEIDTLRAGLTPSEKRQLVKDTRFGVDWIYEVAKQIAEKAA
- a CDS encoding helix-turn-helix domain-containing protein, translated to MSRNVNDIIKSLPATRRRKIEKRTAILIAEQMTLKELRRARALTQTRMAKSLGIAQKQISEIERRTDMYISTLRRSIEAMGGTLSLVAEFPDRESVVLSGISTLDA
- a CDS encoding DUF6876 family protein → MKNTSKLTDSNLRQFTGSENCYRHPINRQMLFTDGAKFVADEAGAYWLIDAIALAQRFEKSVSAEEFQVWDLKVREDRTASLICGDGNDNIVYTQHIEYTDFPLDTIRLFFENNVLYLPSER
- a CDS encoding P-loop NTPase family protein: MTVMKALSQADFVVIPTQGSQLDANEASRAIRVVMQGQKMTGRAIPYAVLLTRTNSSIRTRGLAHIQNGLIDAGIPVLETELNERDAFKAVFAFRQTLDGLNPKEVPNLDKAKLNVLRFVEEVFQRLSAEEGGRKDNQQTSNVAGAA
- a CDS encoding nucleotide-binding protein translates to MPTIAFVSPKGGVGKTTSAFLFSTAIAEIYDITLIDADPNHPIKTWAEGGNTPKRMTIVSDADEDRSSNVSKTRHRQHRLSLLISKAQHQ